A segment of the Candidatus Methylacidithermus pantelleriae genome:
AGGGGACTGGGCATCCTTTTCGAAAGACCCGCACTTGATCCTGCGGGCATTTCTTTTGGCCCAGCGGTTTGACGCAGAGCTCGGGCCTTCCTTGGCTAGCTTTCTCCGAAGGTGTGTTCCGCTGGTAACAAAGGGGTTGCTAGAGGAAGAGCCAGTACGTGAAGGGTTGCTATCTCTTTTCTCCGCCAAGGGAAAAGTAGCCCGTATTGCCCGTCGAATGCACGAGTTGGGGCTTCTAGGCCGTTTTTTCCCAGAGTTTGCTCCCCTTACCTGCTTGGTCCAGCACGAGTTTTTCCATCGTTACACCGCGGATGAACATACGCTGGTCGCTTTGGAAGCATTGGATCGGGTGATCGACGCTTCAGATCCTCCCTACAACCGCTACCAACCGGTTTTTCAAAGAGTCGACCGACCCTATTTGTTATATTTGGCGCTTCTCCTTCATGACACAGGTAGAGCGGTCCATCGCCAACACCATGCCGAAGAAAGCGCTGCAAACGCGGGCAAGGTGGCGAAACGGCTCCGGCTGCCTTCCAGGGAACGTTTTGTTTTGGAGTTTCTCGTTTATCATCATATGACGATGTGGGAGGTGGCCAGCCGAAGGAACTTGGATGAAGAAGAGACCGTCTTAGAATTTGCTCGCCTTGTCCAAACGAAAGAAAAACTGGACCTCCTTTTGCTTATCACTTTTAGCGATGGCGAAGGGACAGTTGGCCCTTCGGATGGACACACCCAATGGAGAGAACTTTTGATCTGGGAGTTGTATCAGAAAACACGTATGGCGCTCGAAGGTCGAAAAGAGTTTGAGGAGGTGGCGAGGCGTTCTTTGGAGGAACTCCGCCTGCGGGTCCAGAATCGGCTTGGGGGGCAAGTGGAGCCGGAGGAAATCATGGCCCACTGGAAGAACTTGCCTGAACACTATTTTGTGCGGCTCTCCGAGGAGCTGATTGAGACGCATCTTAAGGCGATTCATGAATTTTTCCTACGGCAGCTTTCACCGGATAGTACCGGGTTGGAACCCGTGGTCCATTGGGTGGACCGGCCGGCTTTGGGTGTGAGCGAGGTAACGGTGGTTACGTGGGACCGGGAAAGGGTTTTTGCCCGGATTACGGGTGCTTTTACCGCGGTGGGGCTTTCCATTCTTAGTGCGGACGTTTATACCCGGGAGGACAGCATTGTAATCGACACTTTTCGCGTTTGCACCTTGCGCGGCGAAGCAGCGGCCGAGGAGCATTACCGGGTAAACTTTTGCCAGCTTTTGAACGAGGCTTTCCAGAGGGAGGATTTTAGTTTTCTTCCGCTGGTTTCCAAAGAGAAGTTTTGGACCCGGCCACTTCCCGCAGTCCCAGATTTTCCAACACGTTTTTGGTTTGATCTCGATGCTTCGAAACGGTTCACCGTGCTGGATATCCAGGCCCCGGATCGTCCTGGTCTTTTGTATCGCATCGCCGAAGCATTAGCCGGCGCCAAGGCGGACATTGTTTTTGCGCGGATTACCACCGAAAAAGGCGCGGCTTTGGATACCTTCTATCTTTTGGAAGAGGATGGTCAGAA
Coding sequences within it:
- the glnD gene encoding [protein-PII] uridylyltransferase produces the protein MRIGELERALREAQHLWKETAGADRRSLVQTYRKFLSREQHRLRLAHKRGEGGWELARLRSDLLTVLSRSVWEWAWEEPRGKVSDRARLGITLLAVGGFGRGELCPYSDVDLLFTFDPKKISRSLVDDLVKRVLYLLWDIGLEVGHATRSVSEVLELSNKDLETKTSFLDARWIAGSSPLWQRLERDFQRECIHGRQREYLSWRFSSEKERHLRYGGTVFVQEPHVKNGCGGLRDLHNLLWVARVARGCRSLAQLVEQRVLHASDKKQLEDAYSFLLRIRTEMHYQDRHRSDLLTLELQGRVATALGYPHGSILRRIEEMMRDYYRAAQTLHLLTQAAVRHLYGTSEPRARRLFFSLFNRTARLRKIDGFVIRKGELEWGGDWASFSKDPHLILRAFLLAQRFDAELGPSLASFLRRCVPLVTKGLLEEEPVREGLLSLFSAKGKVARIARRMHELGLLGRFFPEFAPLTCLVQHEFFHRYTADEHTLVALEALDRVIDASDPPYNRYQPVFQRVDRPYLLYLALLLHDTGRAVHRQHHAEESAANAGKVAKRLRLPSRERFVLEFLVYHHMTMWEVASRRNLDEEETVLEFARLVQTKEKLDLLLLITFSDGEGTVGPSDGHTQWRELLIWELYQKTRMALEGRKEFEEVARRSLEELRLRVQNRLGGQVEPEEIMAHWKNLPEHYFVRLSEELIETHLKAIHEFFLRQLSPDSTGLEPVVHWVDRPALGVSEVTVVTWDRERVFARITGAFTAVGLSILSADVYTREDSIVIDTFRVCTLRGEAAAEEHYRVNFCQLLNEAFQREDFSFLPLVSKEKFWTRPLPAVPDFPTRFWFDLDASKRFTVLDIQAPDRPGLLYRIAEALAGAKADIVFARITTEKGAALDTFYLLEEDGQKITDSRRLDEIVRSLREALSL